Proteins from a genomic interval of Lycium ferocissimum isolate CSIRO_LF1 chromosome 2, AGI_CSIRO_Lferr_CH_V1, whole genome shotgun sequence:
- the LOC132036324 gene encoding uncharacterized protein LOC132036324 — MSINRHCPRTDTYQLKLRIEKKIGQQRADKYFTVLGKYLSLKLSKSEFEKFCIGLLGRDNICLHNALMQAVLRNACAAKTPPPKVPNGYQKGTLQSLCRDVFPQSPRKGRTPTLRDRRFKDRPCPRGPHWKTHSAASEDNLPKAQEHQSRSHVTAPLGISLSARGTRRVVCHRSAPHGIETCNRTRELPDSDSLKKWLGQKSETEGLQISIDAINVLNNGLDVFLKRLIQPCLDLAGSKSQHKRIHDQAVSVSNKTRPIKYIQKPNDLFSVSMLDFRSAMELNPRILGEDSRIHLEKLSLHAYEESFVE, encoded by the coding sequence ATGTCTATAAATCGGCATTGTCCCCGAACTGACACTTATCAGCTGAAGCTTCGGATTGAAAAGAAGATTGGTCAACAAAGGGCAGATAAATATTTTACTGTATTAGGCAAATACTTGAGTCTAAAGCTTAGCAAGTCAGAGTTTGAGAAGTTCTGCATTGGTTTGTTGGGGAGAGATAATATCTGCCTTCATAATGCACTTATGCAAGCAGTTTTAAGAAATGCTTGTGCTGCTAAGACACCTCCGCCGAAAGTTCCAAATGGATATCAAAAAGGCACTCTCCAGTCGCTATGCAGGGATGTGTTTCCTCAGTCTCCTAGAAAGGGGAGAACTCCTACTCTTCGTGATCGCAGATTCAAGGACCGGCCCTGTCCTCGCGGGCCCCATTGGAAAACTCATTCTGCTGCTTCTGAAGATAATTTACCAAAAGCACAAGAGCATCAAAGTAGAAGCCATGTAACTGCTCCCCTCGGCATCTCCCTTAGTGCTAGGGGAACAAGGAGAGTAGTATGTCACAGGTCGGCCCCACATGGTATTGAAACTTGTAATAGAACTCGTGAGTTGCCTGACTCCGACTCTCTCAAGAAATGGTTGGGACAGAAGTCAGAGACGGAAGGCCTACAAATATCAATAGATGCCATAAATGTGTTGAATAATGGGcttgatgttttcttgaaaagattaATTCAGCCTTGTTTGGACTTAGCAGGCTCAAAATCACAACACAAGCGCATCCATGACCAAGCTGTATCTGTTTCAAATAAAACAAGGCCCATAAAATACATTCAGAAGCCGAATGATCTCTTTTCTGTTTCAATGCTGGATTTCCGCTCTGCAATGGAGTTGAATCCCAGGATATTGGGGGAAGATAGCCGAATACATCTTGAGAAACTTTCCTTGCATGCATACGAAGAATCATTTGTCGAGTAA